Proteins encoded together in one Camelina sativa cultivar DH55 chromosome 9, Cs, whole genome shotgun sequence window:
- the LOC104710567 gene encoding uncharacterized protein LOC104710567 gives MRKRTAEATLSPGIQRNRVDSFTNYRSQVTELLSQGERISCHHDQQQEASERHSESVIGARMSSFEKEKLNVLLRRCVRNLTPEVDEMQECVSSMYLISQLGNKFQSSSPINFVPEESGREREDDIQLLLSSDPDMVKNITSQYSSILLSKLDNMQQELENLLDDVVATCRPMTHGEIRELQNSIKELPERNLNRVAEIVGNHDISYGRDFNDKVIVNLDKADNIMLWRLDFYVRAVKSAQKLAP, from the exons ATGCGTAAACGAACAGCAGAAGCGACTCTGTCACCTGGAATCCAAAGAAACAGAGTAGACTCTTTTACTAATTACAGATCTCAAGTAACTGAGCTTTTGTCTCAAGGTGAGAGGATCTCTTGTCATCATGATCAACAACAAGAAGCCAGTGAGAGACATTCTGAGAGTGTCATAGGAGCTAGGATGTCGAGTTTTGAGAAAGAGAAGTTGAATGTCTTGTTAAGGCGGTGTGTTAGGAATCTAACTCCAGAAGTTGATGAG ATGCAGGAATGTGTGAGCTCTATGTACCTGATTTCACAGCTAGGGAACAAATTTCAGTCATCCTCACCGATCAATTTTGTCCCTGAAGAATCCGGAAGGGAGAGA GAAGATGACATTCAGCtacttctgagttctgaccCTGATATGGTCAAGAACATAACGTCGCAGTATTCTAGTATTCTGCTGTCCAAA ctGGACAATATGCAGCAGGAGCTCGAGAATCTTCTTGACGATGTTGTGGCCACTTGCAG ACCTATGACTCATGGTGAAATTCGGGAGCTTCAGAACTCAATCAAGGAGCTGCCTGAAAGAAATCTCAACCGTGTCGCTGAAATAGTAGGAAACCATGACATATCATATGGCAGAGATTTCAATGATAAGGTTATAGTCAACCTGGATAAGGCG GACAACATCATGTTATGGAGATTGGATTTCTATGTAAGAGCAGTCAAGAGTGCCCAGAAGCTCGCCCCCTAG